Genomic DNA from Acuticoccus sp. MNP-M23:
TGGCACATGCGGTGTTCGAAGCCCTTCCCACACGTGTCCGCCTCGATCTGGCGGGCTGGGAAAACGTCGACATCTTCGCGCACTCGTGATGGGCAAGGCCGCCATCTCCGCCGCAGCCGCCGTCCATGGCGGCGAGGCCCTGCCGCCCGCGCGGCGGGTGGTGGAGCAGCGGCGCGCGCGGTCGAACTCCCGCCGGGTCCGGCGGTTGCGGGTCTTCCTTCCGGTGGTGGCCGCCCTCATTGCGGTGGTGCTGGTCGGCGCCGCAGTCCTGCCCAAGCTCTTTCCGCTGGCAGCGCTTGCCGGCCTCAGCCTCACCGCCGACGGGCTGGTCATGAACGAGCCGCGGCTTGCCGGCCATCTGGGCGGAGGGCGCCGTTATGAAGTGGTGGCCGAGCGCGCCATTCAGAGCCTTCTCAATCCCTCACGGCTGACCCTTGAGGGGCTGACTGCCAACCTCGACATGGGCGAAGGCCAGGAAGTCGTGATCAACGGCAACACGGCGGCCTACAACACCGACACCGAGATCCTCGACCTGACGGACGGTGTGTCCCTCGCCTCGTCCGATGGCAGCACCATCAGCCTGCCGGCAGCCACCGTGGACCTGCGCGCCGGCTCCGTCGACGCCGACGGCGGCATCGAGATCGACTCCCCGCGCGGCCATGTGACGGCCGGCGGCATTTCCGTCACCAATGGCGGCACTTTCATCCGCCTGACCGGCGGCGTATCCATCATGATCAACCCTTCGAACTGACCGAAGCTGGAGATTATCCATGTCCGCCCCAGTGGTCCGCCTGAGCGCATTTGCGGCGCTCCTCCTTGCCGCTTTCGCGCTGGCTCCGTTGCACGCAAGTGCCCAGACCTTCGACACCGGTTTTGCCGACTTCGGGTCCGATCAGTCCTCGCCGATCGAGATCGAGGCCGACGAGCTGGAAGTCCAGGACAAGTCCAACGCGGCCATCTTCAAGGGCAACGTGGTCGTGAAACAGGAACAGGCTGCGCTGCAGACGTCCACCCTCACCGTCTACTATTCCCAGAGCGCGATGCCGGCGAGCGGTGAAAACCCCTCCACCCCGCAGAACCAGCGCATCTCGCGCCTCGAGGCCAGCGGCAGGGTGCTCATCACCGCCGACGGCCAGTCCGCCACCGGCGACGCGGGCGTCGTCAACTTCGACGACCGCACTTTGTCGCTGACGGGCAACGTCACGCTGACGCAGGACGGCAACGTGGTCACCGGCGACAAGCTCACCGTTTCGCTGGATACCGGCGTTGCCAGCGTGCAGTCATCGTCCCGCGTCCGGGTGCTGCTCAATCCCGGCGGCAACAAGTAGGCACTTCCCAGCACAAGCTTTGTGCTGTATAACATGCTGTTATGACGCACGCGCATTTCCTCCTCCGGCAGGTTGCGGCCCCCTCGGCCGCTGCTGCGCTGCCGTGCGCGCCGCTTCTTCTCCTTACCAGCCCCTGATCGTCGGCAGCCCGCCGGACGGGCGCACGTTCAGGGGATTTGATCGCAAAACCAGCATCAAACGGTTCGCACAGAACCCGGTCAGGACGTTCTAAAATGCACGACATCAAAATTTTCGACACCACCTTGCGTGACGGCGAACAATCGCCCGGTGCCTCGATGACGCTGGACGAAAAGGTCCAGATCGCCACCATTCTCGACGAGATGAAGGTGGACATCATCGAAGCCGGCTTCCCGATCGCCTCCGACGGTGATTTCGAGTCCGTTTCCCAGATTGCCCACGAAGTGAAGGACGCCGTGGTCTGCGGTCTCGCCCGGGCCATCCCGGCCGATATCGACCGCGCCGCCGAAGCTGTGCGCCACGCCAAGCGTCCGCGCATCCACACCTTCGTGTCCACCTCGCCGCTTCACCTGAAATACCAGATGAAGAAGTCCGAAGACGAGGTGATCGACATCATCGAGAAGACCGTCGGGCAGGCGCGCAACCTCGTCGACGACGTCGAATGGTCGGGCATGGATGCGACGCGCACCCCGCTCGAATATCTGCGCCGTTGCGTGGAAACCGCCATTCGCTGCGGTGCCACCACCATCAACCTGCCCGATACTGTCGGCTACGCGACACCCAGCGAATACCGCGCCATGTTCGAGGCGATGCAGGACATCGCCGGCGCGCAGGACGTGATCTTCTCCACCCACACCCACAACGACCTCGGCCTCGCGGTGGCCAATGCGCTGGCGGGCGTGGAAGGTGGCGCACGGCAGATCGAGTGCACCATCAACGGCCTTGGCGAACGGGCCGGCAACGCGGCGCTGGAAGAGGTGGTCATGGCGCTGCGCACCCGCGCCGACGTGCTGCCCTACGACACCCGGGTGGATGCAACGCAGATCATGCGCGCCTCCAAGCTGGTTGCCGTCGCCAGTGGTTTCTCGGTCCAGTACAACAAGGCGATTGTCGGCAAGAACGCCTTTGCCCACGAAAGTGGCATCCACCAGGACGGGATGCTGAAGCACGCCGAAACCTATGAGATCATGAAGCCGTCCGACGTTGGCGTGAACGCCACCTCGCTGGTCATGGGCAAGCACTCCGGTCGCCACGCCTTCCGCCAGAAGCTGGAAGAGCTGGGTTTCGTCCTCGGTGACAACGCGCTGCAGGACGCGTTCCGCCGCTTCAAGGAGCTGGCCGACCGCAAGAAGCATGTCTACGACGAGGACATCGAGGCGCTGGTCGAGGATCAGATCACCGAGGAAAACGAAGTCGCCCGCGTGATGTCCCTCACCGTGATTGCCGGCACCGGCGGCCCGCAGAAGGCCATTCTGGTGATGGATCTGGGCGGCCGGCACGTGACCGAAGAGGCCACCGGATCCGGCCCGGTGGATGCCGTCTTCAATGCGGTGAAGAAGATCATGCCGCACGAGGCGCGCCTGTCACTTTACCAGGTCCATGCGGTGACCGAGGGGACCGATGCGCAGGCCGAAGTGTCGGTGCGCCTGCAACAGGGCGAGCGGATCGAATCCGGCCGCGGCGCGGATGTGGATACGCTGGTGGCCTCGGCCAAGGCCTATGTGGCCGCCGTCAACAAGCTGGCCGCCCGCCACCGCCAGCACGCACAGGCTGTCGGCGCCGCCTGATTGACACCAATGACCGGGGCCCGCGGGCCCCGGTCAGTTCCCGTCCACCTCGCGCCGCCCACCATTACAACCGAAGACAGATATAATAACCCAAAACTAAGTCACTCAAGCCGCAAGCAAGCATACGGAACGATCTTAACGCCAACAGATAACGAATGTATCGTGCGTTAAGGATCAGGTCATGGCAGATGTACGCCTGAACGATGGTAATGATTTAGCCAAATACCGCATGCTGTGCGGCATCCACGGAAATTCCGAACACTACCTCTATCACGAATTCTCAGAGCTTCTGCAGAAGCCGGAAACCCTGCGTTTTCTGGATGGCGTGGGGTTCAATGGCTTCTGGCTGCGTGATCTACAAACCCACGAAGACGAGTGGATCAGCCCCGGCTTCTGGCGCTCGCTCGGCTATGAGCCAGCCTCTCGGGTACACAAGACCAAGGCCTGGCAAGCCATCGCAGTGCGGGAAGACCACGAGCAGGCCCAGCGCGATCTTGTGCGCCACTGCGCGGATCCGGCCCATCCGTACGACCAGTTCATCCGGTTCCGCACCGCTTCGGGCGACTTTGTCACCATGCGCAGCCGCGGGTTTGCGCAGCGCGAAGGCGGGCATCCGACGCGGATGTTCGGCGTCTACACCGCCGTCGGCGAGAGTGATGCCGTGGGCCTTGGCCGGCTCGCCAACGACATCTTCGAAACGCTGGATGACGCGGTGATCCTGTGGAGCGACCGGCGCGGCATCCAGCGCTGGAACGAAAGCGCGCGGACCTTGTATGGCTACGGCGAGGACGAGGTTCTGGGGCGCGATCCCTCCGCCATCCTCGGGCATACGCTCAATGCCGAGTGGGACACTGTCTGCGAGGACATCTATGCGGGGAAGGCATGGCGCGGCGCTTTGTCCCTTCGCGCCAAATCCGGTGAAATGGTGCCGGCGCGCACCACGGTCCGCCGTGCCGGGCAGATTGGCAGCGAAACGCTGTTCGTGCAGATCTGCCGCAACGAAAGCGCGCTGCACGAGGCCGCAGCGCGCCATAATCTGGTGCTGCGTGAACTCAGCCACCGTGTGAAAAACACGTTCTCCGTCGTGAACTCGCTGATCCTGATGAGTGCGCGCATAGAGGGGGACAGTCCGGAGTTTGCGGAGAACCTGCGGCGGCGGATTTCGGCGCTCTCCCAGGCTCATGCGCACAGCCTCAGTCCCAGCGCAGCCGATTGTGCCAGCGCCAGCAAGATCATCGAAACGATCCTGCGCGCCTACGCGGTGGACAAGAACGGGCTCGTGATCCGCGGCGGGGCGGAGCCGCTGGCCGTTTCCCAGCTCACCCCCATCAGCCTGCTGGTGAACGAACTTGGCGCCCGCGCCAGCCAGAACGGCGCCTTTGCGCAGGACGGCGGCACGGTCACGCTCGACATTGCGCGAACCGAGGAAAGCTGGACCATCGTCTGGCGCGAAAGCGGCGCGGCAGGGCCGGTTCTGGCGGCATCCACGGGCGCATTCGGCACCAAGCTGATATCACTCTCCGCAACGCAGCTCGGCGGGACGCTGACGCAAGAGCCGACGCCGGACGGGACGGTCATCGCCCTGTCGTTCCCGGTCGCCCGCGCGGCGACCGGTTCGCCGGCGCAGCAGCAGCCCGCAATTGCGGCCTGAACAATCTCCCGATCGAGGACGCAAAAAACCGCCGGCGGGGCTGCCCGGCGGGTTGAATTGCTGGCGGTGGCCCGTACGGGCTCCGCCCATTCGGCGGTCACCACCTGATGGCCATCGACGGACGCCGTGGCGCTGGTGCGCATGATCGTCACCGGGGATGGTTCGTTCCGCTGCCACGACGGAAAACCCCGACTGCCTGCAATTGCTCCTGAAGGCTGAAAATATTCTTTGCCCGCAGGCAAAACGATCGGTGACGGCTCGGGCGCGGAATGTCAGGCTCCCACCATCTCTCCGCCGCGCGAGCAACAGGAACACCCGTGATCCGCACCATTGTCGTTTTCCTGCTGAGCGCCGCCTTCGTCGCGGCTGCGGTTCTCCACTTCACGCAGACCGCCGCCTTTGCCAGCATCGTTCCGGCCCCCTTGCCGGCCAAAATCTTCCTCGTGCAGCTGACCGGCGCCATCGAAGGCGTGCTTGGCCTGCTCCTCCTCCCCCCGCGCACGCGGGCGCTTTCGGGCAAGCTCCTGGCGCTTTATGCGCTGGCCGTGCTTCCCGCCAATATCCAGCATGCACTGGATGGCACGCCCATCGGCAGCCTTCATCTGCCCGCCTGGGCGCTGTGGCTGCGGGTCGTCCTGCAAGCCCCTTTGATTGCGCTCATTCTGTGGGCGACAAAACGCCGATGAAACCGGATCGCTTCCCATTGGTTCTCCCCTCAGAAACGAAAGGAACGAACCATGAGCAATGGCCAGGAGATGAAGGAAAAATTTTGGGACGCACTGGAGGACAGCCCCTTCGTGATGCTCGGCCTTGCCGGCGTGGACGAGGCGCACACCCAGCCGATGACCGCGCAGTTTGACGACGATCTGCCGAACCGCATCTATTTCTACACCAACCGGCAGAACCGGCTTGTCGGCGCGCTCACACAGTCACACCGGGCCGTGTTCGCCTACAGCGCCAAGGGTCACGACCTGTTCGCCTCCGTCCACGGCACGCTCGAAGTCGACATGGACCGCGCGGTGATCGACAAGTTCTGGAGCCCCGTGGTGTCCGCCTGGTTCGAAAACGGCAAGGACGACCCCGACCTGGTGCTCCTGCGTTTCGACCTTGGTGAAGCGCAGATCTGGAAGGCCGGCACGGGCGACTTCCTGCACTACATGGCCGATGCGCTCTTCAAGGGTTCCGCCGAAGAAGCCTCCAAGGACGACGTGGCGCGCGTGCGTTTCTAGTCCTTCTGAAAAGCTTGCGAATAAAGCGCCGGTCCGGATTTTCCGGGCCGGCGTTTTTGCGTTGGGACGGTCCGCCTGATCAGCTGGCGTTGTCCCAGGTTCCGCTTTCCCACAGGGCGCGCAGCCCCTCGCGGTATGTCGGGTAGCGCAGCCTGACGCCAAGCTCACTGCGCAGGCGGGTGTTGGAAACACGCTTCACGTCGCCGTAGAACGAGCGCGCCATGGGGCTCATGTCCGCTTCGTCGAATGGAATTTCGGGCGGCGGGTCCATCCCCATCAGCCCGGCGGCGTATTCGATTACGTCCTGCGGCGGTGCGGGCTCATTGTCGGCCACGTTGTAGTAGCGCCGCGCAGGCCGGGCGATCGACGCCACCAGCGTCTGCGCAATGTCTTCCACATGAATGCGGTTGAACACCTGACCGGGCTTGATGATCCGCTTGGCGCGGCCTTCCTTGAGCGAAACGAGCGGGCTGCGGCCCGGCCCGTAAATTCCCGCCAGGCGGAACACGCCAACCGGCACGTCGATCCGCCGGCCGAGCGCGAACCATGCGTCCTCGGCCTCAAGCCGCCAGAGGCCGCGGTCAGCGGTAGGCACGCACAGTGTCCGCTCGTCCACCACAGCGCCCCCATGGTCGCCATAAACGCCGATGGTGGAGAGATAACCGATCCAAGCAAGGTCCGGCGCGTTGGCAATATCCCGCTCGAAATGAAAGCGGAACGGATCGCCGCCCGGCCCCGGTCCGGCCGAGACCAGAACATGCGTTGCACTGCGGATCGCTTCGCTGAGGCTGGGGCTGGACCCGCCGTCATAAACAATGGACCGGATGCCGGACTGGTGCAGCGCATCCGCCTTTTCGGGCGACCGGGTGGTGCCCGTCACCGCCCCTGGCCGGACCGCGCGCAAGAACGCACGGGCGCTGTAACCGAAGCCGAGGCAGACAAGCCGCATCTCGGGGTGACGTCCGGGCAGTGCCGATTGCTCACTCATAAGTCCCATTCCGCGCGCACCATAGCGTCGCGCTCCCGCCCCAGCGCCTCATCCGCCAGACGGCGGAGCGGCGCGTCGTCCAAAGTCTGCCGCGCGGCCCACGCTGCCGCGGCACGCACTTGCGGCGCCTCGTCTGCCACCCGCTCGCTTATCAGCTCCGCGTAGTCGTCCGACTGCGCGTTGCCCACCGCAACCATCACGTTGCGCACGAAGCGCTCGCGGCCCAGCCGTTTCACCGGCGTGCCCGCATAGCGCTTGCGGAAGGCTGCATCGTCCAGCCGTCCGAGTTCCTGCAACGGCGCGGGGCCTTCACGGGGGGCAAACTGCATTTCTGCCGAAGCCTTTGCAAACCGGTTCCACGGGCAGACGGCCAGACAGTCGTCGCACCCAAAGATCCGGTTGCCCATTGCGCGGCGGAACGCAACAGGGATCATCTCTCGCGCTTCGATTGTCAGATATGCAATGCAACGTCGAGCATCCAGGCGGTATGGTGCCGGAAATGCGTCCGTCGGGCACACATCGAGGCACCGGCGGCACGACCCGCAACGATCTGCATGGGCAGGGTCGGGCTCCAGCTCCAACGTGGTGAACAGCGCGCCAAGAAACAGCCAGGACCCGTAATGGCGGGAGACGAGGTTGGTGTGCTTGCCCTGCCAGCCGAGCCCGGCTGCCGCCGCCAGCGGTTTTTCCATCACCGGCGCGGTGTCCACAAACACCTTAACGTCGCCGCCAAACCGGGAGACCAGCCGCTGGGCCAGTGTCTTCATCCGGCCCTTCATCACGTCGTGATAGTCGCGCCCGCGGGCGTAGACCGAGACGACACCGCGGTCCGTGTGCGCCAGATCGTCGAGCGGGTTGTCCTCGGGGCCGTAATTTTGCGCCAGCATCACCACCGACCGGACTTCCGGCCACAGGGCCTGCGGATGCTTGCGGCGGTCTGCGGTGTCCTTCAGCCAGGCCATTTCGCCGTGCTCGCCGGCGCCGACCATGTCAGCCAGCCGTCCGCCGGGCGCGTCGCCAAAGGCCGTGAGGTCGGCAACGGCGGCATCGTCGAACCCGGCGGCCCTCGCCTCCTTTACAATGAAGGCCTTGGCGGCGTCGGCGCGGGAATTTTCAGAAATCGAGGTCGGCATAATGCGGCGCTGGTGCAACCAGGCGCGCCTTGTCGGACAGAAGGGGGCGGAACGAGGGACGCGATTTCAGCTTCTGATACCAGGCCTTGACCGCCGGGTCCGCCTGCCACGGGGCTTCGCCCAGATAATCGACCACCGAAAGCGCAGCGCCCGCTGCAAGGTCGGCAAAGGTGAACTGGTCGCCCGCCAGCCAGTTCCGGCTCATGGCGAGCGAGCCGATATAGTGGAAATGGCTCACCGCATTTTGCCGCGCGATCCGGAGCGCGGACGAATCGGGCGCCCCGCCGCCCTTCTTGTTGGGAATTTCCAGCTTGAGAATGCGCTCGGTCACGATGGGGCCGGACACCTCGTCCTCGAACTTCTGCGTGAACCAGTTCACGAGGCGGCGCACCTCTGCGCGGTGGAACGGGTCGGCCGGCATCAGCCGATGGCCGGGCCGTCCGTCGCCATAACGCTCGTCGACATATTCCATCAGCACGGCAGCGCCGCAGATCGGGCCGCGGTCGCCGTCGAACGCCATGGGCAGCGTCATTCCCGGATTGACGGCCACGAATTGCGGCCGCTCGTCCCAGAATGGCTCGACCACAAGCTCCTGCTCCAGCGCATGTTCGGCCAGAACGAGCCGTGCGAAGCGACACGGTGCAAGAAAGGGGTGATGGTGAACGATCATCGAGAAATGCCTGACACCCTGAATGCCCTCGCGCAAGACGGGACGGGAGAACCCTAGTCGCGCGTTGGTAAGGCGAGGTTAACTGCAGCCGGACGAAGGCGTAAGGGCTTGCCATCCGTTCGCGATCGATCCGGCACGCTGTATACTGGCGCCAGCCGCTCCATAGGAGATCTTTTTGGAAAACGAAACCATCGCTTCGGCGTTGCTGCTCGGCGTCGTGGAGGGATTGACGGAGTTCATCCCCGTCTCATCCACCGGCCACGTCCTGCTCCTGGGAGAGCTGATCGGCTTCAAGTCCACCGGCAAGACATTCGAGGTGCTGATCCAGCTTGGTGCCATCTGCGCTATTCTGACGGTCTACACCGCACGCCTCACGCGCATTGCATTCGCCATGCCGCACGATCCGGCGGCACGGCGCTTTGCCGCGGGCATCATCCTCGCGTTCCTTCCGGCCGCGGCCGCCGGGGTGCTCCTGCACGACTTCATCAAGACCGTGCTGTTCGAGACGCCGGTGCTGATCTGCTCGACGCTGATCATCGGCGGTGTCCTGCTGCTGCTGGTCGACCGGCGTGCCCCCACGCCGCGCTATCATGACGCGACGAAGTACCCGTTGTGGCTGGCCCTTGCGATCGGCTGCTTCCAGATGCTGGCGCTGATCCCGGGCATGTCGCGCTCCGGCTCTACCATTGCCGGCGCCCTGCTCCTACGGGCGGACAAGCGGTCGGCGGCGGAGTTCTCCTTTTTCCTCGCCATCCCCACCATGACCGGCGCGTTCGCCTACGACCTTTACGCCAACCGCAACGTGCTTTCGGTGGATGACGTGACCATCATCGCCATCGGCTTTGTGGCGGCGTTCGTGTCAGCGCTGTTTGTGGTGCGCAGGCTCCTGGACTTTGTGTCCCGCCACGGCTTCGCACCGTTTGCATGGTGGCGCATCGTGGTGGGCACGCTCGGCCTCGCGCTGATCCACTACGGGAGCTGAAGCGGCCCCCGCAGCCTGTTGCGCCGCTGTCAGGCGGCGCTGCCCGGCTCGGCGAACTGACCGTGGCGGCGGAACACCCAGAGATAGCTGGGCAGGATCGACGCCAGCGCCCGCGGCTCCATATCCGCCGCCTTGAAGGTGCGTCCTTCTGATATCGCCGCGTCGCTGACCACATTGTCGTGGCCGAGCATGGTGATCTGGTCTTCCGTGATTGGCGGATTGGGCAGGATCGACAGCGCCTTCGCCTGGAGCCGCGCAATGCCCTCCGGCATGGCGACCACACGCCGCTTCTGCCGCGTCACCTCGAGCATCTGCTCCATCAGCTCGCGGAAGGTGCGAATCTCGGGGCCGCCCAGCTCGTAGGTTGTCCCGGCGGGAATGCGGCCTTCCACGGCCGCAGCCGTGAACGCTGCCACATCGCCCACATAAACCGGCTGGAAGCGCGTATCGGGCGAGATCACCGGCACGAACGGCATGCGCTTCGCCATCCCGGCAAAACGGTTGAAGAACTGGTCTTCCGGCCCGAACAGGATCGACGGGCGAATGGTGATTGCCTGGCCCGCCATTGCCTCATGCGCCGACCGCTCACCGGCGGCCTTGGTCCGGGCGTAGACGCTCTCGCTCTCGGCATCGGCGCCGAGGGCGGACATCTGGATCAGCCGTGTGGCCCCCGAAGCCGCTGCCGCATCCGCGATGTTGCGCGCACCTTCCGCCTGGACGCCCTCGAAGGACTGCTTGCCCCCTTCCGCCAGGATTCCGACGAGGTTCACCACCACGTCGGCGTGAGCAACCGCGGCGCGGACGCTGTCCACGTGGCGCACGTTGGCGAAGACGGGCTTGATCTGCCCGACCCCGCCCATCGGTTGCAGGTGACCCACCAGGTCCGGACGGCGGACGGCGACGCGCACGCGCCAACCGGACTTTGCGAGGGCGCGCACCAGATAGCGCCCCACAAACCCCGAGCCTCCGAACACTGTGACGAGCTTAGTAGCCTTGCGCTCCATGGCGTGACCGATCTCTTGCATTCCCCGCCCATGGGTTAGGGCGCCGCGGCGCGAAGCGCAATGTTTTGCACCATCAACATCGCCGCAGCCTTGCCTGACGGTGCGTATCCACAATGTTTCGCAGCATGGCTGCAACAGCCGTTGACATTCCACGCGCGACCCAATACCCAGCGGCTTCCGACGCAAATGCCCAGGTGGCGGAATTGGTAGACGCGCACGGTTCAGGTCCGTGTGCCGCAAGGCGTGGAGGTTCGAGTCCTCTCCTGGGCACCATTTTTCCGTCCTGCACCGTTTCAGGTTTTCCGAAACATCCCACGGACCCCGGAAGTTTGGCATCCGGCTAAAACGACAGCGTGCGCCGGAGGGTGCTGCCAGCCAGCGACATGTTGGTATATTTGTTGGCATCGAAACCAACGCCAACAGCCACCGACACCGCTATCCGGAATTCCAATCCAACCGCTCGAACGGTGAAGCTATCGGACGGCGGCGGCCTGTACCTCCAGGTCAAAAGAATGGAAGCCGCCTCTGGTGGATGAATAATCGGCTTGATAAGCGCCAGAAGACCGTGGCGTTCGGCTCCTATCCCGCTATCAGCCTTGCGGAGGCACGAGCCCGCCGCGACGAAGCCAAACAGCTGCTGGCCAAGGACATCGATCCCGGCGAGCACGCGAAGCGCGAGCGGGCACAGCGAACCCTCGATACCAACACCTTCGGCGCCATCGCCGAGGAGCTCTGATTAAGCGCGCGAAAAATGGCCTATCCTAAGTCACGCTCGGGAAGGCACGCTGGCTCCTTGAGTTTGCGCGCGCCGAATTGTGGACTCGGAAAATCACAGAAATCAGCGCTGCCGACATCCTTGCAGTTCTTCGAAAGGTTGAAGCTCGCGGGACCCATGAAACTGCAAACCGTCTGCGCTCAATGGTCGGGCGGGTTTTTCGGTATGCGATCTCAACCGCTCGCGTCGAAGACGATCCCATATTGGCGCTGCGCGGCGCCCTGGTTACGCCAACGGTCACCAACAGGGCAGCGATCACAAACGTCGGTCGGATCCGGACGCTGATGAAGCGGGTGACGGAATACGGAGGACAACCAACAGTCCGGACTGCGCTCCTCCTGATGGCTTATCTCTACCCTCGCCCCGGCGAGCTCCGGGCGGCGAGTTGGTCGGAGTTCGACCTCGAACAAGGGATATGGACGATCCCGGCGGGGAGGACGAAGATGCGCCGGGAGCATCGGAAACCACCGGATGATGAACCACTCGCCCTCCTAAGCGACCTCCGGACTTTAACAGGGCATGGCGATCTCGTGTTCCCTTCTCTGACCTCATCATTCCGGCCGATTAGCGAAAACACGATGACCGGAGCCCTTCGCCGAATGGGCTACACCTCCAATGACATGACCGCCCATGGCTTCAGGGCAACAGCCAGCACGCTCCTCAATGAAAGCGGTTTATGGTCACCTGACGCGATTGAACGCGAACTCGGCCACGTCGAAATCAACGCCGTGAGACGGGCGTATAATCGAGCTGATGATTGGGATAAGCGACGAGAGATGGCAAAATGGTTTAGCGCTTTGCACACGGGACTAGTGGATTGCTCGCAACGAAAGATCCCCGTTCTGGGATTCCATTGCGCTGGGATTGGTGCGAGTCTGTGGGGGGCGCACCTGCATCTCGTTCGCGGTTTCCGCTCGCGCCGCCAAGTGACTTGAAGCGATCGTCGTCGATCCGAAGAGCCCGCAGATGCACGTCTGACGGGCTCGGGTCATTCTTCTCAGCGGTCGTGGTGCGGGGACGAACGCGATTGTCGCCGAGACGGCCAGGTCCGAGCACTGCGTCTGGCGCTGGCAGGAGCGTTTCATGCGCGAGGGCGTTGATGGTCTTCTTTATGACAAGTCGCGCTCGCCCGGCATTGACCGCTTCCCGCCAACGATGTGGCAGAGATCGTTCGCCTGACCCACGAAGAGCCCCTGCACGAGGCGACCCATAGGACGCTGCAGGCGATGGCCAGAGCGGCCGGTGTCGCCGCCTCGACGGTGCAAGGGGATCTGCAAGGCGCATGTCCTCAGCC
This window encodes:
- a CDS encoding undecaprenyl-diphosphate phosphatase, which gives rise to MENETIASALLLGVVEGLTEFIPVSSTGHVLLLGELIGFKSTGKTFEVLIQLGAICAILTVYTARLTRIAFAMPHDPAARRFAAGIILAFLPAAAAGVLLHDFIKTVLFETPVLICSTLIIGGVLLLLVDRRAPTPRYHDATKYPLWLALAIGCFQMLALIPGMSRSGSTIAGALLLRADKRSAAEFSFFLAIPTMTGAFAYDLYANRNVLSVDDVTIIAIGFVAAFVSALFVVRRLLDFVSRHGFAPFAWWRIVVGTLGLALIHYGS
- a CDS encoding complex I NDUFA9 subunit family protein — protein: MQEIGHAMERKATKLVTVFGGSGFVGRYLVRALAKSGWRVRVAVRRPDLVGHLQPMGGVGQIKPVFANVRHVDSVRAAVAHADVVVNLVGILAEGGKQSFEGVQAEGARNIADAAAASGATRLIQMSALGADAESESVYARTKAAGERSAHEAMAGQAITIRPSILFGPEDQFFNRFAGMAKRMPFVPVISPDTRFQPVYVGDVAAFTAAAVEGRIPAGTTYELGGPEIRTFRELMEQMLEVTRQKRRVVAMPEGIARLQAKALSILPNPPITEDQITMLGHDNVVSDAAISEGRTFKAADMEPRALASILPSYLWVFRRHGQFAEPGSAA
- a CDS encoding integrase arm-type DNA-binding domain-containing protein → MNNRLDKRQKTVAFGSYPAISLAEARARRDEAKQLLAKDIDPGEHAKRERAQRTLDTNTFGAIAEEL
- a CDS encoding site-specific integrase; amino-acid sequence: MALRGALVTPTVTNRAAITNVGRIRTLMKRVTEYGGQPTVRTALLLMAYLYPRPGELRAASWSEFDLEQGIWTIPAGRTKMRREHRKPPDDEPLALLSDLRTLTGHGDLVFPSLTSSFRPISENTMTGALRRMGYTSNDMTAHGFRATASTLLNESGLWSPDAIERELGHVEINAVRRAYNRADDWDKRREMAKWFSALHTGLVDCSQRKIPVLGFHCAGIGASLWGAHLHLVRGFRSRRQVT